One window of Candidatus Polarisedimenticolia bacterium genomic DNA carries:
- a CDS encoding M28 family peptidase translates to MQRTHLLALCLAAAGTLVAPGGSVLGREPERDSLPLGFSSPAWDEERSIEKQFVSHLDRSRISRTHQELTKEPHRAGTEGSRRIALFIRQEAEKAGFKPEVTPYLFYGSHPGTRSIALTAPIRKPLSLAEDVVPGDPFAQRTGDHLAFCAYSGSGTAEGEVVYAGQGTVAEFRALEERGIDLKGRIVLMRYFGEGEGRKVLRAQEKGAVGAILYADPQEDGFIHGPVYPQGGWRPPGSIMRRTLVDTPYEGDPLSPGWASVPGAKRLDPKKVEGLPRIPVLPISYRDAALILTHLEGPEAPGRMQGGLRKRPGGAAAAGAPRDVTLVESYRLGPGPARVRLSVEMQRRTDTIRNVLVRIPGKEEPDSWVILGNHHDAWIYGAGDPSSGTAALLEILRSFGRMQGLGWQPRRTIVVAFWDAEEMNLGGSTEWAEANAEVLRRKGAAVINMDSAVFNGERPLYVGASPCLHRLFRETAADVPGPTGKGSLFDEWVRLQNKLRGVPSVDAFEIGGTAEKPLVEPQIDDVPLGDDQTPFVEFLALPGSDMYYGADYGMYHSLYENRHWMTTVVDPQFRLHRMMAEFQGRLGLRLAMAPVLPLDPDGTAAAWGRAFEDLEERAGERHASPKLLRPVERALRRFRDAAESFARERDEILTVQDWPLRPLPERLAAVNREVSEAEKAFFSENGLPGHPWYRGLWVAPPRPVPGLTEARLPGLRWPLELDQEGTLLRQVDLYTQALDEATAHLHRAEGLLSITATPDARTGL, encoded by the coding sequence ATGCAGCGCACCCATCTCCTGGCCCTCTGCCTGGCAGCCGCGGGCACCCTCGTCGCGCCGGGCGGCTCCGTCCTCGGCAGAGAGCCGGAGCGGGACTCGCTGCCTCTGGGCTTCAGCAGCCCCGCCTGGGACGAGGAGCGATCGATCGAGAAGCAGTTCGTGTCGCACCTCGATCGCAGCCGCATCTCCCGCACGCACCAGGAGCTGACCAAAGAGCCGCACCGCGCCGGCACCGAAGGATCGCGGCGCATCGCCCTGTTCATCAGGCAGGAAGCGGAGAAGGCCGGTTTCAAGCCGGAGGTCACCCCCTACCTGTTCTATGGATCTCATCCGGGGACCCGGTCGATTGCCCTGACGGCGCCGATCAGAAAACCCCTGTCGCTGGCGGAGGACGTCGTCCCCGGCGATCCGTTCGCGCAGCGCACCGGGGACCACCTGGCGTTCTGCGCCTACAGCGGATCGGGCACCGCGGAAGGGGAGGTGGTGTACGCCGGCCAGGGAACGGTGGCCGAATTCCGCGCCCTCGAGGAGCGCGGCATCGATCTCAAGGGGCGCATCGTCCTGATGCGCTACTTCGGCGAAGGGGAGGGGCGCAAGGTCCTGCGGGCCCAGGAGAAGGGGGCCGTGGGAGCGATCCTCTACGCCGATCCCCAGGAGGACGGCTTCATCCACGGGCCGGTCTATCCGCAGGGCGGCTGGCGCCCGCCCGGATCGATCATGCGGCGCACGCTCGTCGACACGCCCTACGAGGGGGATCCACTGAGCCCGGGGTGGGCGTCCGTCCCGGGGGCGAAGCGCCTCGATCCGAAGAAGGTCGAGGGGCTGCCGAGGATCCCGGTGCTGCCGATCTCCTATCGCGACGCGGCGCTGATCCTCACGCACCTGGAAGGCCCCGAGGCGCCGGGGCGGATGCAGGGAGGGCTGAGGAAACGGCCGGGAGGGGCCGCTGCGGCCGGCGCGCCGCGTGACGTCACGCTGGTCGAGTCCTATCGCCTCGGCCCTGGTCCGGCGAGAGTCAGGCTGTCGGTCGAGATGCAGCGGCGGACCGATACCATCCGCAACGTCCTGGTGCGCATCCCGGGGAAGGAGGAGCCCGACTCGTGGGTGATCCTGGGGAACCATCATGACGCCTGGATCTACGGCGCCGGGGATCCGTCCAGCGGAACGGCGGCTCTCCTCGAAATCCTGCGCTCGTTCGGCAGGATGCAGGGGCTCGGCTGGCAGCCGCGCCGCACGATCGTCGTCGCGTTCTGGGACGCCGAGGAGATGAACCTGGGGGGATCGACCGAGTGGGCGGAGGCGAATGCCGAGGTCCTGAGGCGCAAGGGGGCGGCGGTGATCAACATGGACTCCGCCGTGTTCAACGGCGAGCGGCCGCTGTACGTCGGGGCCAGCCCCTGCCTGCACCGGCTGTTCCGGGAGACCGCGGCGGACGTTCCCGGGCCCACGGGAAAGGGGAGCCTGTTCGACGAGTGGGTCCGGCTGCAGAACAAGCTCCGCGGGGTCCCCTCGGTGGATGCCTTCGAGATCGGCGGGACGGCGGAGAAGCCGCTCGTGGAGCCGCAGATCGACGACGTGCCGCTGGGGGACGACCAGACGCCGTTCGTGGAGTTCCTGGCGCTGCCGGGCAGCGACATGTACTACGGCGCCGACTACGGCATGTATCACTCGCTGTATGAGAACCGGCACTGGATGACGACGGTCGTCGATCCGCAGTTCCGGCTGCACCGCATGATGGCGGAATTCCAGGGGCGCCTCGGCCTGCGGCTCGCGATGGCCCCGGTCCTGCCGCTCGATCCGGACGGCACGGCGGCGGCCTGGGGCCGGGCGTTCGAGGACCTGGAAGAGCGGGCCGGAGAGCGCCACGCCTCGCCCAAGCTCCTGCGGCCGGTGGAGCGTGCGCTCAGGCGCTTCCGCGACGCGGCCGAATCGTTCGCCCGCGAGCGCGACGAGATCCTGACCGTCCAGGACTGGCCGCTTCGCCCCCTCCCCGAGCGGCTCGCCGCCGTCAACCGCGAGGTGTCCGAGGCGGAGAAGGCCTTTTTTTCCGAGAACGGGCTGCCGGGCCATCCGTGGTACAGGGGCCTCTGGGTGGCGCCGCCGCGCCCCGTCCCCGGGCTCACCGAGGCGCGCCTCCCGGGCCTGCGCTGGCCGTTGGAGCTGGACCAGGAGGGGACCCTCCTGAGGCAGGTGGACCTCTACACCCAGGCTCTCGACGAGGCGACCGCCCACCTGCACCGGGCCGAGGGGCTGCTGTCGATCACCGCCACGCCCGATGCTCGGACAGGCCTCTAG
- the thrC gene encoding threonine synthase — MSYVKSLKCRECGAEFPVAPRAICEECFGPLEVTYDYAALRRSFGPDAIAGRARSMWRYRELLPVDGGDILGLEVGCTPLVRADRLARTLGVDELYVKNDAVNFPTLSFKDRVVSVALTKAREFGMTTVGCASTGNLANAVASQGVRHGFETCILVPEDLEAAKILGTTVYGARLVGVRGDYDQVNRLCSQIADRFGWGIVNVNLRPFYGEGSKTVGYEIAEQLGWKLPASLVCCMAGGSLLTKIGKAFDELRLLDIIDDGPTRLYGAQARGCNPIVAAVQDGTGEIRPVKARTIARSLAIGNPADGYYAARAIRESGGWAEDVTDDEIVEGIRLLAGTEGIFAETAGGVTVAAARKLIASGRIERHEPIVLVITGNGLKTTDALAATAPAYPVIEPRLEAFEGVLAATAADRSGSVATGAFPSSGRSAPAAPLSSIRTL, encoded by the coding sequence ATGAGCTACGTCAAGAGCCTGAAGTGCAGGGAGTGCGGCGCCGAGTTTCCGGTGGCCCCCCGGGCCATCTGTGAGGAGTGCTTCGGCCCGCTCGAGGTGACGTACGACTACGCGGCCCTGCGCCGCTCCTTCGGTCCGGACGCGATCGCCGGGCGGGCCCGCTCGATGTGGCGCTACCGCGAGCTCCTTCCGGTCGACGGCGGGGACATACTCGGCCTTGAAGTCGGCTGCACGCCGCTCGTCCGGGCCGATCGGCTGGCGCGGACCCTGGGGGTCGACGAGCTGTACGTCAAGAACGACGCGGTGAACTTCCCCACCCTGTCGTTCAAGGACAGGGTCGTGTCGGTCGCCTTGACCAAGGCGCGCGAGTTCGGCATGACCACCGTCGGCTGCGCCTCGACCGGCAACCTGGCGAACGCCGTCGCCTCCCAGGGGGTGCGCCACGGCTTCGAGACCTGCATCCTGGTGCCCGAGGACCTGGAGGCCGCGAAGATCCTCGGCACCACGGTCTACGGCGCCCGCCTGGTCGGCGTGCGGGGGGACTACGATCAGGTCAACCGGCTGTGCAGCCAGATCGCCGACCGCTTCGGCTGGGGAATCGTCAACGTCAACCTGCGTCCCTTCTACGGCGAGGGCTCCAAGACCGTCGGGTACGAGATCGCCGAGCAGCTCGGCTGGAAGCTCCCCGCCAGCCTGGTCTGCTGCATGGCGGGGGGATCGCTGCTGACCAAGATCGGCAAGGCGTTCGACGAGCTTCGGCTCCTCGACATCATCGACGACGGCCCGACCAGGCTGTACGGCGCGCAGGCGCGGGGCTGCAACCCGATCGTCGCGGCCGTCCAGGACGGCACCGGCGAGATCCGCCCGGTGAAGGCGCGCACCATCGCCCGGAGCCTTGCCATCGGCAATCCGGCGGACGGCTATTACGCGGCGCGCGCCATCAGGGAGAGCGGCGGCTGGGCGGAGGACGTCACCGACGACGAGATCGTCGAAGGCATCCGCCTGCTGGCCGGGACCGAGGGGATCTTCGCGGAGACGGCCGGCGGTGTGACCGTCGCCGCGGCGCGAAAGCTGATCGCGAGCGGCCGCATAGAGCGACACGAGCCGATCGTCCTGGTGATCACCGGCAATGGACTGAAAACGACCGACGCGCTCGCCGCGACCGCCCCCGCCTACCCGGTCATCGAGCCGAGGCTCGAGGCCTTCGAGGGGGTTCTGGCGGCCACGGCGGCCGATCGTTCCGGGAGCGTCGCCACCGGCGCGTTCCCTTCATCCGGGCGCTCCGCCCCCGCGGCGCCCCTTTCATCGATCCGGACGTTGTGA
- a CDS encoding (2Fe-2S)-binding protein produces MARPSGKSNLKKRKKTAGSFTRRAFLKGIGLGSGALGASLLAAGAAPAVAPPAPSPGTTLGPGAFPLTLNVNGQSKTVRVEPRVTLLDVLRDRIDLTGTKKICDRGECGGCTVLLDGRPAFACMMLAVDARGRAITTIEGIAPRGGLHPVQQAFIDKDALQCGFCTPGFVVASKALLDRNPRPSLDQVREALGGHLCRCGTYPRIFEAVLAAAGHVPASKS; encoded by the coding sequence ATGGCCCGACCGTCCGGGAAGTCGAACCTGAAAAAGAGAAAAAAAACCGCGGGCTCGTTCACGCGGCGCGCCTTCCTGAAGGGGATCGGCCTCGGCTCCGGGGCCCTCGGCGCCTCACTCCTCGCGGCCGGAGCGGCGCCCGCCGTGGCGCCCCCGGCACCGAGCCCCGGAACGACCCTCGGGCCGGGGGCCTTCCCGCTCACGCTGAATGTCAATGGCCAGTCGAAAACCGTGCGCGTCGAGCCGCGCGTGACGCTCCTCGACGTCCTCCGGGACCGGATCGACCTGACCGGGACGAAGAAAATCTGCGACCGCGGCGAATGCGGCGGCTGCACCGTCCTGCTCGACGGCCGGCCCGCGTTCGCCTGCATGATGCTGGCGGTCGACGCCCGCGGCCGCGCCATCACGACCATCGAGGGGATCGCGCCCCGGGGCGGACTGCACCCGGTGCAGCAGGCGTTCATCGACAAGGATGCGCTGCAGTGCGGCTTCTGCACGCCCGGCTTCGTGGTCGCATCCAAGGCGCTCCTCGACCGGAACCCGCGGCCGAGCCTGGATCAGGTGCGTGAGGCGCTCGGAGGGCACCTCTGTCGCTGTGGCACCTACCCGCGCATCTTCGAGGCGGTGCTTGCGGCCGCGGGGCACGTCCCCGCCTCGAAGAGCTGA
- a CDS encoding MoaD/ThiS family protein translates to MPVQVRIPSVLRRQTGGDESVQLDGATLGDILDGLETRYEGLRGKLRGPKGEIRRFVNIYVNDSDVRLLEGSTTPVTDGDEVIIIPAVAGG, encoded by the coding sequence ATGCCAGTGCAGGTGAGAATTCCTTCGGTCCTGCGCCGCCAGACCGGCGGCGACGAATCGGTCCAGCTCGACGGCGCCACGCTCGGCGACATCCTCGACGGGCTCGAAACCCGCTACGAAGGCCTGCGCGGCAAGCTGCGCGGACCGAAGGGGGAGATCCGCCGTTTCGTCAACATCTACGTCAACGACAGCGATGTCCGCCTGCTCGAGGGATCCACCACCCCGGTCACCGACGGCGACGAGGTGATCATCATTCCGGCCGTGGCGGGGGGCTAG
- a CDS encoding ThiF family adenylyltransferase, producing MTSGTKDGREQPAVDVPARYSRQVLFEEIGREGQARLMASRAVLVGCGALGTVQASLLVRAGVGTLRVIDRDFVEESNLQRQILFDEEDVKSLLPKAVAAEKKLRATNSLVQVEGLVEDLNAASIGRLLDGFDLVLDATDNFDARFLLNDYCVKTSIPWVYGACVGSYGLTFPILPGETACLRCVFETAPPPGLSPTCDTAGVLGPIVGLVASLQAAEALKILAGRRDRVTRKMSVTDVWEGRLSQIDLPPRNPDCPCCGRREFPYLEGSLGSDTATLCGRNAVQIRRKDGLRLDLDEVAKRLGHVGTVEKNRFLLRADIDACRLTVFADGRAIISGTTDPAVAKSLYARYVGT from the coding sequence GTGACATCCGGAACGAAGGACGGGAGGGAGCAGCCGGCGGTCGACGTGCCGGCGCGCTACTCCCGCCAGGTGCTGTTCGAGGAGATCGGGCGCGAGGGGCAGGCCCGCCTGATGGCGTCGCGCGCGGTCCTGGTCGGCTGCGGCGCCCTGGGGACGGTGCAGGCGTCGCTCCTGGTCCGCGCCGGCGTCGGCACGCTGCGCGTCATCGACCGCGACTTCGTCGAGGAAAGCAATCTACAAAGGCAGATCCTCTTCGACGAAGAGGACGTGAAGTCGCTCCTCCCCAAGGCGGTGGCAGCCGAGAAGAAGCTCCGGGCGACCAATTCCCTGGTCCAGGTCGAGGGCCTGGTCGAGGACCTGAACGCCGCGTCGATCGGCCGCCTGCTCGACGGCTTCGACCTGGTGCTCGACGCCACCGACAATTTCGACGCCCGCTTCCTGCTCAACGACTACTGCGTCAAGACCTCGATCCCCTGGGTGTACGGCGCCTGCGTGGGATCGTACGGCCTGACCTTCCCGATCCTTCCCGGAGAGACGGCGTGCCTGCGCTGCGTGTTCGAGACCGCGCCGCCCCCGGGCCTCTCCCCCACCTGCGACACCGCCGGCGTCCTCGGGCCCATCGTCGGACTGGTGGCATCGCTCCAGGCGGCGGAGGCGCTCAAGATCCTGGCCGGCCGGCGCGATCGCGTGACCCGGAAGATGTCGGTCACCGACGTCTGGGAGGGGCGCCTGAGCCAGATCGACCTGCCGCCGCGCAACCCCGACTGCCCGTGCTGCGGCCGTCGCGAGTTCCCCTATCTCGAGGGCTCGCTCGGATCGGACACGGCCACCCTGTGCGGCAGGAACGCCGTGCAGATCCGCAGGAAGGACGGGCTGCGGCTCGACCTGGACGAAGTCGCGAAGCGTCTCGGCCACGTCGGCACGGTCGAGAAGAATCGCTTCCTGCTGCGCGCCGATATCGACGCCTGCCGCCTGACGGTCTTTGCCGACGGCCGCGCCATCATCAGCGGCACGACCGACCCGGCGGTGGCCAAGTCCCTGTATGCCCGCTACGTGGGCACCTGA
- a CDS encoding aminotransferase class V-fold PLP-dependent enzyme, producing MIYLDNAATSFPKPEPVYRGMEEFVRASGANPGRGGHRRAVEAEGMINDTRRLLARLLGVPRPERIVFGHNATDGLNMAIKGVVRPGDHAITSVLEHNSVSRPLNRLEQDGVIALTRVPATSDHLIDPDEIARAFRPNTRLVALTQASNVTGTIQPIAAIGRIARQHGALLLVDAAQSAGVVPIDCERDGIDLLAFTGHKGLLGPTGTGGLVVGERAEVRTWREGGTGGDSTRPVQPEEFPHRLEGGTPNVFGIAGLREGVRLLLERGVETVLAHERGLIRVFLEALQRPGKLAWYGADRVLADRNGDGRVGLVSVNLPAFAPAEVGAILDEQFDIAVRPGLHCAPYAHRHLGTFPQGTVRLSAGILTTADDMRRAAAAFDEISA from the coding sequence ATGATCTATCTCGACAACGCCGCCACGTCGTTTCCCAAGCCCGAGCCGGTCTACCGGGGCATGGAGGAGTTCGTGCGCGCCTCCGGGGCCAACCCGGGACGGGGCGGCCACCGGCGCGCCGTCGAGGCCGAGGGGATGATCAACGACACGCGGCGGCTCCTGGCCCGCCTCCTCGGCGTCCCCCGCCCCGAGCGGATCGTCTTCGGCCATAACGCCACCGACGGGCTGAACATGGCGATCAAGGGGGTGGTGCGTCCGGGCGACCACGCCATCACCTCGGTCCTCGAGCACAACTCCGTGTCGCGGCCGCTCAACCGCCTCGAGCAGGACGGCGTCATCGCCCTCACGCGCGTGCCCGCGACCTCCGACCACCTGATCGACCCGGACGAGATCGCCCGGGCCTTCCGGCCGAACACCCGGCTGGTGGCGCTGACCCAGGCCTCGAACGTCACCGGCACGATCCAGCCGATCGCCGCCATCGGCCGGATCGCCCGCCAGCACGGCGCGCTGCTCCTGGTCGACGCGGCGCAGAGCGCCGGAGTCGTGCCGATCGACTGCGAGCGGGACGGCATCGACCTCCTGGCGTTCACGGGACACAAGGGGCTGCTCGGGCCGACCGGGACCGGCGGGCTCGTGGTCGGCGAGCGCGCCGAGGTCCGTACCTGGCGGGAAGGGGGCACGGGAGGAGACTCGACCCGCCCGGTGCAGCCCGAGGAGTTCCCGCACCGCCTCGAAGGGGGGACGCCGAACGTCTTCGGCATCGCCGGGCTGCGCGAAGGGGTGCGGCTCCTCCTGGAGCGCGGCGTCGAGACCGTCCTGGCGCACGAGCGCGGCCTGATCAGGGTTTTCCTCGAGGCACTTCAGCGGCCCGGTAAGCTGGCCTGGTACGGCGCCGATCGCGTCCTGGCCGATCGCAACGGCGACGGCCGGGTCGGTCTCGTGAGCGTCAACCTGCCGGCCTTCGCCCCCGCCGAAGTGGGCGCCATCCTGGACGAGCAGTTCGACATCGCCGTGCGCCCCGGCCTGCACTGCGCCCCGTACGCCCACAGGCATCTCGGCACCTTCCCACAGGGAACGGTGCGCCTGAGCGCCGGGATCCTGACGACGGCCGACGACATGCGCCGGGCGGCCGCCGCCTTCGACGAGATCAGCGCATGA
- a CDS encoding xanthine dehydrogenase family protein subunit M, with protein MRPFAYVDPASLAAASGILADRKARAMPIAGGVDLLGELKDHLVEPETLVNLKAIRELDYVRFDSDGTLRLGALATLTEVGENERVRREFPGVAQAALSVGSVEIRNVGTVGGNLCQRPRCWYYRSALHTCLKKGGDVCFTIQGDSRYHAILGGGPSFIVHPSDLAPALIACDARIIVVGVAGRTEVPLEKFYVLPSVRLDHETILAPGEIVTEVVVPPPLAAASGARGLFLKFREKESFDFALVSVAATLKMDGATCTAARIVLGGVAPVPWRSAEAEKAVTGKPIDLPTAAQAAEAALAGASPMPHNGYKVPLAKALVQRAILELSGRGREPGPA; from the coding sequence ATGCGTCCGTTCGCCTACGTCGATCCCGCCTCGCTCGCCGCGGCGTCCGGAATCCTGGCCGACCGGAAGGCGCGCGCCATGCCGATCGCCGGCGGCGTCGACCTGCTCGGCGAGCTGAAGGACCATCTCGTCGAGCCCGAGACGCTCGTCAACCTCAAGGCGATCCGCGAGCTGGATTACGTCCGCTTCGATTCCGACGGCACGCTGCGCCTCGGGGCGCTGGCCACCCTGACGGAGGTCGGCGAGAACGAGCGCGTGCGGCGCGAATTCCCGGGCGTGGCCCAGGCCGCCCTGAGCGTCGGCTCGGTCGAGATCCGAAACGTCGGCACGGTCGGCGGCAACCTGTGCCAGAGGCCGCGCTGCTGGTACTACCGATCCGCCCTCCACACATGCCTGAAGAAGGGGGGGGACGTGTGCTTCACGATCCAGGGGGACAGCCGCTACCACGCGATCCTCGGGGGAGGGCCGTCGTTCATCGTGCACCCCTCCGACTTGGCGCCGGCGCTCATCGCCTGCGACGCGCGCATCATCGTGGTCGGCGTCGCCGGCAGGACCGAGGTGCCGCTCGAGAAGTTCTACGTCCTGCCGAGCGTGCGTCTGGATCACGAGACGATCCTCGCCCCGGGGGAGATCGTGACGGAGGTGGTGGTGCCCCCTCCACTGGCCGCCGCCTCCGGCGCGCGCGGCCTCTTTCTCAAGTTCAGGGAGAAGGAGTCGTTCGATTTCGCCCTGGTGAGCGTCGCGGCCACCCTCAAGATGGACGGCGCGACCTGCACCGCGGCCCGCATCGTCCTGGGGGGCGTGGCGCCGGTGCCGTGGCGATCCGCGGAGGCCGAGAAGGCCGTGACGGGGAAGCCGATCGACCTCCCCACGGCCGCGCAGGCGGCCGAGGCGGCGCTCGCCGGCGCCTCTCCCATGCCGCACAACGGCTACAAGGTGCCGCTGGCGAAGGCCCTCGTTCAGAGGGCGATCCTCGAGCTGTCGGGCCGCGGCCGCGAGCCCGGGCCGGCATGA
- a CDS encoding xanthine dehydrogenase family protein molybdopterin-binding subunit, which yields MAVKRTIRIGPPGRPQEVEVQLPETEPPIWDAGTSLGVVGRPVPRLDGEAKVTGRARYTYDISLPGLLHGRILRSPHPHARIVSIDVSKAAKAPGVKAVVTFEAPDFFAALGETDESGKPVDSGAAKGGAPKTRQVLFAGEEVAAVAATTPEIAEDATRLIEVRYEPRPFVVHLEEARKPGAPKVYPTGNLPPAAVREKGNVEAGFREADVVVEGTYTTPVALHNALETHGAVARWEGGRLTVWASTQGVFGFRDDLAKFFKIPPADVRVISEYLGGGFGAKFGAGVVGVVAALLAKKAMAPVKLMLDRQEENLATGNRPDSVQWIKVGARRDGTLTAIHLRSYGTGGIAGGAGVSGPVRMAYACPNVKTEEQDVMTNAGFAMPFRAPGFPQGSFALESALDEVADRIGVDPLELRRKNHREQQGKALLQEYEVAAREIGWSRRAPTPAVPEKSGVRRGFGMGTAVWGMYGGPPADVTVRIGSDGRVECVCGTQDIGTGTRTAMAIVTAEVLGLKPAEVKVVLGDTATGMYSPASGGSVTLTSILPAVRSAAEGAREKLLQAAAPGLGAKPGDLELKDGRIATRDGGKSVGFAQAAARLKSALVSAQASRVENYPGMGGESWGAQFAEVEVDTQTGQVRVLKIVAAHDAGRTINRLTAESQVNGGVIMGLSGALLEARVMDPNTGHVMNANLGDYKIAGTREMPEIVPIMVDAYDIANNVGVKGLGEPPIVPTAGAIANAVSNALGVRVRDLPITPARVLTLLGRAPKA from the coding sequence ATGGCGGTCAAACGGACGATCCGCATCGGGCCGCCCGGCAGGCCGCAGGAGGTCGAGGTCCAGCTCCCCGAGACGGAGCCGCCGATCTGGGACGCGGGAACGAGCCTGGGGGTGGTGGGCCGGCCGGTGCCGCGCCTCGACGGCGAGGCCAAGGTCACGGGGCGGGCGCGCTACACCTACGACATCAGCCTCCCCGGCCTTCTGCACGGCAGGATTCTCAGAAGCCCCCACCCGCACGCGCGCATTGTGTCGATCGACGTGTCCAAGGCCGCGAAGGCGCCGGGCGTCAAGGCGGTGGTGACGTTCGAGGCGCCCGACTTCTTCGCGGCCCTGGGCGAGACCGACGAGTCGGGGAAACCGGTCGACTCCGGCGCCGCGAAGGGCGGCGCGCCGAAGACGCGGCAGGTCCTCTTCGCCGGCGAGGAGGTCGCCGCCGTGGCGGCGACCACGCCCGAGATCGCCGAAGATGCCACACGCCTCATCGAGGTCCGCTACGAGCCCCGGCCGTTCGTCGTCCATCTCGAGGAGGCGCGGAAGCCCGGGGCGCCGAAGGTCTATCCCACGGGGAACCTGCCGCCGGCCGCCGTCCGGGAGAAGGGGAACGTCGAGGCAGGCTTCCGGGAGGCCGATGTCGTGGTCGAGGGGACGTACACGACGCCGGTCGCGCTGCACAACGCGCTGGAGACGCACGGGGCCGTGGCCCGCTGGGAGGGGGGCAGGCTCACCGTCTGGGCCTCGACCCAGGGCGTGTTCGGGTTCCGGGACGACCTGGCGAAGTTCTTCAAAATCCCGCCCGCCGACGTGCGCGTCATCAGCGAGTACCTGGGGGGCGGTTTCGGCGCCAAGTTCGGCGCCGGGGTCGTCGGCGTGGTGGCGGCGCTCCTGGCGAAGAAGGCGATGGCGCCGGTGAAGCTCATGCTCGATCGTCAGGAGGAGAACCTGGCGACCGGCAACCGTCCCGACTCGGTGCAATGGATCAAGGTCGGCGCCAGGCGGGACGGGACCCTGACCGCCATCCATCTGAGGTCGTACGGCACCGGGGGGATCGCCGGCGGCGCCGGAGTGTCGGGCCCGGTGCGCATGGCGTACGCCTGCCCGAACGTGAAGACCGAAGAGCAGGACGTCATGACGAACGCCGGCTTCGCCATGCCGTTCCGGGCCCCCGGGTTCCCGCAGGGCTCCTTCGCCCTCGAGTCGGCCCTCGACGAGGTGGCGGACCGGATCGGCGTCGACCCGCTCGAGCTCCGCCGGAAGAACCACCGGGAGCAGCAGGGGAAGGCCCTGCTGCAGGAGTACGAGGTGGCGGCCAGGGAGATCGGCTGGTCGCGCCGCGCGCCGACGCCCGCCGTCCCGGAGAAGAGCGGCGTGCGCCGCGGCTTCGGAATGGGGACTGCCGTCTGGGGGATGTACGGCGGGCCGCCCGCCGACGTGACCGTCCGGATCGGATCGGACGGCAGGGTGGAATGCGTCTGCGGCACGCAGGACATCGGCACCGGAACGCGCACGGCCATGGCGATCGTCACCGCCGAGGTCCTCGGCCTGAAGCCCGCGGAGGTGAAGGTCGTCCTCGGGGACACCGCCACCGGCATGTACTCTCCGGCCTCGGGCGGCAGCGTGACCCTGACCTCGATCCTTCCGGCGGTGCGCTCGGCGGCCGAGGGGGCCAGGGAGAAGCTCCTGCAGGCGGCCGCGCCCGGCCTGGGCGCGAAGCCGGGCGATCTGGAGCTGAAGGACGGCCGGATAGCGACCCGGGACGGGGGAAAATCGGTTGGATTCGCGCAGGCGGCGGCGCGGCTGAAATCGGCGCTGGTGTCGGCTCAGGCGTCGCGCGTGGAGAACTACCCGGGCATGGGGGGAGAATCCTGGGGGGCCCAGTTCGCCGAGGTCGAGGTGGACACCCAGACCGGGCAGGTGCGCGTCCTGAAGATCGTCGCGGCGCACGACGCCGGGCGGACGATCAACCGCCTGACCGCCGAGAGCCAGGTCAACGGCGGGGTGATCATGGGGCTGTCGGGCGCCCTGCTCGAGGCGCGCGTCATGGACCCGAACACCGGCCACGTCATGAACGCCAACCTCGGCGACTACAAGATCGCCGGCACCCGGGAGATGCCGGAGATCGTGCCGATCATGGTGGACGCTTACGACATCGCCAACAACGTGGGCGTCAAGGGGCTGGGAGAGCCGCCGATCGTTCCGACCGCGGGGGCGATCGCCAACGCGGTCAGCAACGCCCTGGGGGTCCGGGTGCGCGACCTGCCGATCACCCCGGCCCGCGTCCTGACGCTCCTGGGAAGAGCCCCGAAGGCCTGA
- a CDS encoding nucleotidyltransferase family protein, with the protein MDVVALLLAAGESERMGAPKALLDWHGQPLLSHQLQQIQKSRLRECVVVLGKDAARLERLVNSPMRPGWKARSVYNPRYRDGKCASIEAGLAALPAPPDGILIASVDQPLDARLLNALHRAAEAEWDRCEAAGRRTIIVPAFHGRPGHPVLFSANLFGELLGICEETSGLKAVVRRHPGRVLQLPWDDAGVLLNLNSPVDLGAIDPRRQLN; encoded by the coding sequence ATGGATGTCGTCGCACTGCTCCTCGCGGCCGGCGAATCCGAGCGCATGGGCGCCCCCAAGGCGCTCCTCGATTGGCATGGCCAGCCACTCCTGTCGCACCAGCTGCAGCAGATTCAGAAGAGCCGCCTGAGAGAGTGCGTCGTCGTCCTGGGGAAGGACGCGGCGCGCCTCGAGAGGCTGGTGAACTCGCCGATGCGTCCGGGATGGAAGGCGCGCTCGGTGTACAACCCCCGCTACCGCGACGGCAAGTGCGCGTCGATCGAAGCCGGACTGGCGGCGCTTCCGGCCCCTCCGGACGGGATCCTGATCGCGTCGGTCGACCAGCCGCTCGACGCGCGCCTGCTCAACGCGCTCCACCGGGCGGCCGAGGCGGAGTGGGATCGGTGCGAGGCGGCCGGCAGGCGCACGATCATCGTGCCGGCCTTCCACGGGAGGCCCGGGCACCCGGTCCTGTTCTCCGCGAACCTCTTCGGCGAGCTGCTGGGAATCTGCGAAGAGACCTCCGGTCTCAAGGCGGTCGTGCGGAGACATCCGGGCCGCGTCCTGCAGCTCCCCTGGGACGACGCGGGCGTCCTGCTGAACCTGAACTCACCCGTGGACCTCGGGGCGATCGATCCCCGGCGGCAGCTGAACTGA